The genomic region ttgtaaataaatctatttaaatattatattgtgtAGTGAGTGCTGGGACTGAGAACGTTTAAACCTTCTTTGTTTCTattaaatattctttaaaaacgTTACTTCCCTTTTTCCCGTAGAAATCTAAAATGGGAACGTAacacatgtcattatacacatttgtgtcctcatatgtcacaaaaacatgcacgcacacgcacacacacttaatgtactacaaaaaataaatacataggcCATAGCACATTATTCAGAAGCAAATAACACAAACACCAATAATAAATGCGGGTGCAGCACCACTGACAGCAACAATAAAACATGATCTTGTGAAACATGATACATGGCTTACTGATCATGAGAAgaacattataaaaataaattagacTAGCTGTATTTCAGAGTTTAAACTGAACCTCACGCGTTCATGTGTCTAAAAGCACTAACATGAGCCGCGTGATCTTGCTATTTTAAAGAGCCTGTCAATGAAATGACACACACATTCAATCCGTAAACCCAGTATGCATTTTGTTTTCTAAAGACAGTATTATCTTATTTGAAGAGTCACTCATGTATGCATTACGTCCTTCAAGAACACACATTTGACCAATCTACAAAGAATACACTTGTGCAAGACAACGCAAATGATTGCCTCAGTTCATGGTCAATATAATAAGACAAAAAATGTGATGTAACCGCTCAATAGATTCGTCTGTCTACAGCGAACTGTGATATCAGTCCTATGACATCATGAACGAGTGGAGAGAAACAATGAGAATGCTAAAGATGGCACTGTTAAAAATCAACACAGAGTTAAAGAGGAAACACTATAATGACACTATTATATGACCAATAATGGCAAAACGTGGATACATTGCTGTAGACACGAGAAACACATGCAATGACTATATAATATCAAAGGCCAAGAACAACCAAACATTCTCGtacaatatataaaaaagaacaaGCTTGATTTTCAAGATCATCTGTTCGTAAAAAAACACGACTGTATACAGACACAGAATAGAGCAAAACCCCGCCAGCCTGTACAGCACCACGGACAGCTAATAGAAATATGCTCTTTCATCTGACTTACTAttcaatcatttttttaaacacgaGATGAAGACAAAAGTAAGTACACATATAGAGAAACTTACCAACTATTCAAGCAGCATGGGATCACATTACATGAGTTATAGCCACTTCATATCAACTGGTAATATTTCGGAAATCCTTTTAAACCCATTTTTTTTCCCGGAAAAACTGTCTAATATCAAACAATATGCAAGTTCAGAAGTTTCGTACAACTTGGCCCTGATTTACAAAATTctattaacaaaaataactcGTGGAAAAATAACTTGGTTTgtgaattaaattattttatgaaaacACTGAAATAGTTTTTCAGACCTCAAACCGACCCTCTAAAGTCTACAAAGATCACTTGAGTgaggcagttttttttttttttttttttttttttttttttttttttttttttttaaacagccatTTGACAATGAAagcagaacacaaataaatatcaaatcttttttgaaaaatgtcagtCCTACCTGAAACGAATCGCTCATTTCCGCATCGAGCCCTTCAAGATCATCCACAGCGGACTGAGTCTTTTTCAGAGTCAGGTCAGCAGTCAGTGTGCCCTCATTATAAGATCTGATGAACTTGAAGTCACTAGTGCGCGAGCCCGTGGTCAGGTATGCGTCATAATTGTAAGTGCTGCGGAGAGTTCCCGCGCCCTCCACCTCTGCGTAATTTGGAGGGAGATACGCGCTGGGAATGGCTACAGCTCCATCAAACAACAGTCTGGGCTTTCTCCTGCGACAAAACCTCACGgccaggatgatgatgatgaaggtcAGGAAGAAAGTGGAAACGGACACCAGCGCGATGATCAAATAAAACGTCAGCTTGGAGCTGCTCTCGTCATGAGACATGTCTTTGAGTTCTGGAACTTCAGCCAAGTTATCTGATATGAGTAAATACAACGCGCACGAGGCCGAGAGAGAGGGCTGTCCGTTATCTCTCACGGACACAATAAGGTTCTGTTTCATGCTGTCAGATTCAGAAATGTCCCGCTGCGTCCTGATCTCCCCGCTGTGGACACCGATAGTGAAAAGTCCCGGATCAGTCGCTTTAATAATGTGATACGAGAGCCACGCGTTCTGTCCAGAATCCGCGTCCACGGCGATCACCTTGGAGACCAGGGAGCCCGCCTGCGCAGCTTTGGGGACCATCTCGGTCATGAAGGAGTTTCCTTCCGGAGAGGGGTATAATATCTGAGGGGAGTTGTCATTCTCATCCGATATGAAGACACTCACGGTCACGTTACTGCTCAGAGGAGGAGAGCCGTTGTCTCTGGCTAACACGAGCACTTTGAAACTCTTCATCTGTTCGTAATCAAACGATCTCACGGCATGAATGACCCCGGTGTCTCCGTTAATGGATAAAAAGGAGGACACCGGTGCGCCATTGACATCAGAGGACAACAGAGAATAAACTACAGTGCCATTCTGTCTCCAGTCCGGGTCTGTAGCTGATACTGAACAAATAGAGGAGCCCGGTTTGTTATTCTCTTGCACATGAGCTCTGTAATTCTGCTCCTCAAATACAGGTGGATTATCATTCACGTCAGCGACAGTCAAGTGAATATTCTTAGTGGAAGATAAAGGCGGAGAGCCCTCATCAGTAGCAGTGATTGTAATATTATAATCAGAGAGCAGCTCGCGGTCTAATTCACCTGTGGTCACCAGAGAATAGTAATTTTTGATCGAAGGTACGAGTTTAAACGGGACGTTCTGCTGAATGGAGCAGCGCACCTGTCCGTTATTCTCAGAGTCTCTGTCCTGCACATTAATGATGCCAACCTCTGTACCGGGGAGCGCGTTCTCGGGAACGGGACTGCGCAAAGACTTCAAACGTATCTCAGGAGCATTGTCATTAACATCTGCAAGTTGAATTACAATTTTAGCGTCACTGGATAACCCAAATCCATCTTTCCCTTCTACACGTAATTCATAAACAGCTTCGTCCTCGAAATCAAGTGCACCTGTTACTCGAATGTCACCTGTGTGTGTATCCAACGAGAACAGCTTTCTAGCTCTTTCAGAAATACGACCAAATTCATATGTCACTTGTCCATTTTGTCCCTCGTCAGCATCAGTAGCGCTCACTGTCACCACTACAGTATCTACAGGAGAATTTTCAGGCAGACTGACTTTATAGACGGcctgactaaagactggagcATTATCATTAGCATCCAGCACAGTGACGTGTATGGCTACAGTACCTGATCTCGGTGGAGTCCCGCCGTCTACCGCAGTGAGAATTAAAGTCACCTCTTTCTGCTGCTCACGGTCCAACTCTTTATCTAGCAGAAGTTCCAAATTCTTTTCTCCGTCTACATTTGAATTAATTGCCAGTTgaaaattatcatttttttgtAGACTGTATTTCTGGACAGCATTCTGTCCCACATCAGCATCGTGAGCTGAATTCAAACGATAACGTGTACCTCGGTCTGCAGACTCTCCAATTTCAAATGTGATCAAATCCTTTGAGAAAACAGGCGAATTGTCGTTAATATCCTGAATTTGAACTGAAACACGGTGCAGCTCTAAGGGATCCTCGAGCATGAACTCAAATTTTAAAACACACGAAACCCTTTCGCCACAAATCTCCTCTCTGTCGATCCTCTCCGCTACGGTCAGTTCTCCAGTGTTCAGATTAATGTCACAGTATCGTTTTCTGTTACCTTCAGTATCAATGCGAGCCTTACGAGATGACAGTTTGTTCACATCGAGCCCGAGATCCTTTGCTATATTTCCAATCACAGATCCGCGTTTCATCTCCTCCGGGAAAGAATAGCTCACGTCTCCATAAGCGGCGCGCGCCATCAGCACGAAGAACAAAAGACCAAACATCTCGACAGAAACGCAGAACCTTTGAAACGCCTAATAAATTAAATCCAGGAAAGCTACAGTCTACTACATGCAAATAGAAAACATAAATGTAAACCTAAATGTAGTAATGGAGAAAGAATTGCAGTATATGAATCAGTCTCCGTCGACGATGTTCAATAAAGAGACGAGCTCGAAGCCCTGTGTGTGTATGACATCAGAATCAGGGTGGAGAGATGtttactgaacacacacatggTTTTGCAGGTCAACAGCGACACTGTGAGTTAAAAAGAAGAAACTGCgtgatatatattttgtttatctCTTACAGAATGTACACCGAACTTggcataattcattattttgaaaaataagaacacacacacacacacacacacacacacacacacacacacacacacacacacacacacacacacacacacacacacacacacacacacacacacacacacacacacac from Pseudorasbora parva isolate DD20220531a chromosome 11, ASM2467924v1, whole genome shotgun sequence harbors:
- the LOC137092865 gene encoding protocadherin beta-16-like, with the translated sequence MFGLLFFVLMARAAYGDVSYSFPEEMKRGSVIGNIAKDLGLDVNKLSSRKARIDTEGNRKRYCDINLNTGELTVAERIDREEICGERVSCVLKFEFMLEDPLELHRVSVQIQDINDNSPVFSKDLITFEIGESADRGTRYRLNSAHDADVGQNAVQKYSLQKNDNFQLAINSNVDGEKNLELLLDKELDREQQKEVTLILTAVDGGTPPRSGTVAIHVTVLDANDNAPVFSQAVYKVSLPENSPVDTVVVTVSATDADEGQNGQVTYEFGRISERARKLFSLDTHTGDIRVTGALDFEDEAVYELRVEGKDGFGLSSDAKIVIQLADVNDNAPEIRLKSLRSPVPENALPGTEVGIINVQDRDSENNGQVRCSIQQNVPFKLVPSIKNYYSLVTTGELDRELLSDYNITITATDEGSPPLSSTKNIHLTVADVNDNPPVFEEQNYRAHVQENNKPGSSICSVSATDPDWRQNGTVVYSLLSSDVNGAPVSSFLSINGDTGVIHAVRSFDYEQMKSFKVLVLARDNGSPPLSSNVTVSVFISDENDNSPQILYPSPEGNSFMTEMVPKAAQAGSLVSKVIAVDADSGQNAWLSYHIIKATDPGLFTIGVHSGEIRTQRDISESDSMKQNLIVSVRDNGQPSLSASCALYLLISDNLAEVPELKDMSHDESSSKLTFYLIIALVSVSTFFLTFIIIILAVRFCRRRKPRLLFDGAVAIPSAYLPPNYAEVEGAGTLRSTYNYDAYLTTGSRTSDFKFIRSYNEGTLTADLTLKKTQSAVDDLEGLDAEMSDSFQCHL